The Pelmatolapia mariae isolate MD_Pm_ZW linkage group LG2, Pm_UMD_F_2, whole genome shotgun sequence sequence TATGTATTTTGCTGTTCTATTCCCTTACGGCtaaaattctttctttttttctttacctgtactttaatgatttaaaaaaatgtgtgtacATATACTGTAtagagagtgagggagagaaTGCAACTTAAAGATTGTCACCATTATGGAACCTTCGTTGGgagttatatttttcttttctttcttttctctggtttgttttaaaagtaaaaatatcaGCCTGTATTGTAGTTTAGAAATTATATAAAACACTCACAGTGCTATGATACATGTCCATTTTCTTGAAGTTTGAGTTTGTATAAATCAGAGGGTACTCTTGGTTACGACGCACATCTGTATCATAGAGCTATGTGCTGCAGTGTGTTGCATATTAGGCACCCGATTTGTTTCTCAACAGTAGACATGGTCACCTAGTTAATCATAAAGTAGTCCATGAATTTACTGGTCAGGTGCATTATGCACTTTCGAGATGTACCTCTTTAGATTTTAATAGGTGGTTTGCTGAACTGTTAACTATATAaaaacactgctgctttttgctTCAAGCAGTGTGGCACCATCACCCAAGGTGATAACATTTTACAAATAAACGCAGTGAATTCCAAACCAAGGTCACGCTTTTGTCTTTTAGCCTTTAGAACACATAAAACAATTCCTACCACAAACAGTGTTTCTTACTATTTGTGTATTGATATAAGTCTAGTAATATTTATTGTTCAGCTGATTAGTTTTTCTTGGCTGGAGCAAAATCAAAAGGCAAAATAATGTGCTTGGGGGAAACGCTGTAAAAGAGATAATTATTGATGCAGTGCAATGTGCTACTCTTAGCCCTGCCCTAGCTCCTCAGTCACAGATAGTGATTGaatatgttatatatatatatatatttaaaaaaatcaaatcataaatttcttattttaaaacaaaatgttgtgCAAAACATATAACCTCAAATTGTGAAGCAACATGTacttaagtaagggtttaaaaatTGAACACTTCTAAAGTCCAACAAGGTTTGTAGATTTAGTCTTAAATTCTGTTATTAACCCACTCAAAAGTCAGCAGATTATAAAGAGATCCAGGAAGGAATGCAAATAGCTCAATATGCTTTTTAAGATCCTTCTCAAAGCTAAAGCCAGCCTGATACTCAAGCATTTTTTGGTATGCTTTATGTAAAGTCATGCTTTTGTACGCATTACATATAATGTACTTTTATTGAACAACAGACAATGTTTGATGTTAAataatgaaaaccaaaatattaCAAAAGCACAATAGAAATCACAAAAATATGCACTTTTCAAAGGCTATTAAACATTTTATCTTATATTTTAGTATACTTAAACACACAGTCCTTTACAGAGCCTCTAACAAACTCGTTACCCAAGTTTGATTGTCAACTTTTAATACTGTAGTTTGAATTTCCTCAGTAACCTGTTAAATAGTTCAAGGTGAAGTACATTACAGATCTCAGAAACTACGACAGTCTAGTGATAAGAATACACCAGGAGCACATTGtgccaaatctttttttttttttcactttctgaGAAGGTACCTAGAAACTTGGCACTAGACACTTAAATAAATGCACATAATATGGTGATGGACCGTAGCAAACTTCTAACTTAATGAATTACCTTTCTCTGAGAGGAGTCGTGGCAAGCATCCGTGGCTTTAGGCACACAGTTTCTTTTCGTTTAGAAATACTTTATCATGAGGTATCATCACAAGTCTACAAGTGCTCAAGAAATATGTTAAAGATCTTGCAACATGCATGTTTTTATCACACAAAAATACTCGCCCCCTTCCCCACGCCAACATTTGAAAGGCATCAAACACCGAGTCCAAATATAAAGTGGtatgaaataaaaggaaaatttCCACATCAGTTACGCTGtagataaaagaaacaaaggactAAGACAAACGTGAATGTGTGGCCATCCCATGAGAGAAAGGGAATCACCAACACTTGTAAGCTCTCACTGACAGGCACAATAAATCACTTTTCTAATTGTTTTTTCAAAAGGCGCTTTGAGACTAAGAGCAGTTACTGTGATAGGGACTTTAACACATGTTCTCCCACCCGAGGTTCAAGGTGGGATCTATTCCTTACTCCTTTTCCTACAAGCAATACCCTGAGTTGGAAAATTACAAGCAAAATTTGCTTGCAGACAAGGTCCGCCATCCTACACCTCCAGCAGGACACAAAAAGTTTAAAGGAGACAATTGTGCGGATACAGCAGATTTACATGCCATCAGAGACATCTGATAATTAGAGTGGTCCGAACATAAGAGCAACTTCCTATTTTACACGTGCAGATTGAGAATAATTTGAATTTAGACTGATTTAAATGCCCATTTTAAATAACAGTAGTGAGTTCACTCTCGCATGCATTATTATGTTTGCAAGAATGATGGATAGCACAAACTTTAACAGCTGCACACAGTCTTTATGTGGCACATGTGGTAAcgcttaaaaatgcatttacataTGAAACACAATAACTCTTTCCTACAATTTGTTCTTTTACACGTTAACACAATAACTACTGTGCCTAGGTTTTTCCCAGTAGCAATAACTTAACAGAGATTTTAACAAAGTGGTAAAATATCATATGTTGGTGATAAATGTTTGTAATTCCAGTGACCTGCTGAGAACTATGAACATGCTGCATGACAGCGTCCTAAAGTAAGAGCAACTATGGTCTGTCTGATGCATGGCAGTTTATGTGCTTTGTTTGCTGTTGACTGTAAGTTCCTTCTCAGAGCTGATACTGGTAGAGGTGGTCTCCTTACGACTGTCTCTCGACTTCCTCTCAAAAGTGGGAGAGGACGATGTTGTGCACTCTTCCCATGTCCGCAGGGGGACGATTCGAGCAGCCAAGCTGGGCAGGTGAGGGTGAGCGGTGGAGCGTCCCTCAGTCGTAGTGAAGCAGCTTTCCACAGCAGAGCTCTGGTTGGGACGGCCCTGCTTGCAGAACAACCCACAGAGTAAAGCCAGAAATTCTTTTCTTACACTACGGTGCATGTAGCCATAAATATAAGGATGTAGGCAGCACTGTAAAAAGAAGAGTACAAGGGCAAGGGAGGATAACCATGAGGGTATAGCTGCTCTGGTGCACATAGATATAGTATTCAGAATGGTGTAAGGACCCATGCTGAAGATGTATGAAGCCATGATCACAAAAACCACACGGGCTGCCTTGCAGTGGTAGTGAAAACGCCTGTGTCTAACTCGAACTGGGTATCTTCTGGCTGAGTAAGGTCCCTCAGGTGAACTGGGCTGCTGGGGCTGGCATCGCTGCTGTGGGCTGCTAGGTGCCTGGAAGTCCTGCGGGCAGGGCTGAGAGTAGGACTGTGTCTGTATGGGGTGTACAAGAGCGTTCTGCCTCCGGGCTGCCCTGAAAACCATCCAGTAACATCCGAGCATGATGAGCACAGGAAGCCAGAAAGAAAAGGTAGACACCACAGCAGAGTAGGACAGACTAGAAGACCACACCACTGAGCAGATATTGTGATGTTGGTCAAAGTCTATGGTCCCCCAGCCATAGAGAGGAGGTGTGCTCTGCAGGAAACTGAGCACCCAGGTGCAGATGATCAGGTTGGTGCCCAAGTGAGGGGTCATGCGAGTGGGATAAGAAAGAGGGTGAATAATTGCCAGGTAGCGATCCACAGACACAACTATAATGGTGTTAACCCCTGCAAATGCAAATAAGTGCATGAGCACCACCAGGGCCTGGCACAGCCGAGCATCCAGAGGCCACACACTTGGCATGGTAGCTGCAATAGCAAAGGGCATGACTAATATAGTCTGAAGTAGGTCTGCCAGGAGGAGGTTGAGGACAAAGCGGTTGGCCACATGAAGGAGCTGAGGCTTCCTTTGGAACACCAGCAGAACAATCACATTCCCAAACAAAGACACGCAGACAATCAGAGATATGAgcaccatcttcaccacactgTTAACAATGGAGGACCAGACCGGGTCCTGATTGGAGCTGGTGAAACCAAGCTGCCCAGGAACATCAGTGACATTTGTGCCCACATTAGGCTGCTGAGAACTTGACATTGTTCATGTGACGCC is a genomic window containing:
- the gpr101 gene encoding probable G-protein coupled receptor 101, producing the protein MSSSQQPNVGTNVTDVPGQLGFTSSNQDPVWSSIVNSVVKMVLISLIVCVSLFGNVIVLLVFQRKPQLLHVANRFVLNLLLADLLQTILVMPFAIAATMPSVWPLDARLCQALVVLMHLFAFAGVNTIIVVSVDRYLAIIHPLSYPTRMTPHLGTNLIICTWVLSFLQSTPPLYGWGTIDFDQHHNICSVVWSSSLSYSAVVSTFSFWLPVLIMLGCYWMVFRAARRQNALVHPIQTQSYSQPCPQDFQAPSSPQQRCQPQQPSSPEGPYSARRYPVRVRHRRFHYHCKAARVVFVIMASYIFSMGPYTILNTISMCTRAAIPSWLSSLALVLFFLQCCLHPYIYGYMHRSVRKEFLALLCGLFCKQGRPNQSSAVESCFTTTEGRSTAHPHLPSLAARIVPLRTWEECTTSSSPTFERKSRDSRKETTSTSISSEKELTVNSKQST